The following proteins are co-located in the Candidatus Accumulibacter cognatus genome:
- a CDS encoding 2-oxoacid:acceptor oxidoreductase subunit alpha: MQKIEAVNDFVVKFANINGSGSASANELFARAILRMGVPVSPRNIFPSNIQGLPTWFEVRVTEQGYLGRRGGVDMMVAMNPQTWDQDVREIDPGGYLFYDSSKPLPRAKFRDDIHVLGMPLTEICNQAYSDARERQLFKNILYVGALTTLLDIDPAEIEKLFGEQYKGKEKLLESNVQALKLGMDYARSSLKPIALKVERRDGVGNRIFVDGNSAAALGCIYGGATVCAWYPITPSSSVAEAFQRYAQKLRIDPETGAHRYSIVQAEDELASIGMVIGAGWNGARSFTATSGPGISLMSEFIGLAYFAEIPAVLINVQRGGPSTGMPTRTQQADILACAYASHGDTRHVLLFPEDPYECFEMSAQALDLAERLQTPVFVMTDLDIGMNQRLCKPFAWDDSKEYDRGKVMTREALDAGTDFGRYLDVDGDGIPYRTYPGTHPTKGGYFTRGTTKNAYAGYSEAGADYIYNMQRLRQKFETAKSLLPLPVLCAAKYPARFAALFYGSTGPAMQEALDALAEQGIYINALRIRAFPFQNEIADFIASHSKVFVFEQNFDGQLATLLVNEAGVNPANLISVLHYDGTPITARFITQEIAERVSRLNVRPLRHDMVA, translated from the coding sequence ATGCAGAAGATCGAAGCAGTCAATGATTTCGTGGTCAAGTTCGCCAACATCAACGGCTCGGGATCGGCATCGGCGAACGAGCTCTTCGCCCGCGCCATCCTGCGCATGGGCGTACCGGTCTCGCCTCGCAACATCTTTCCTTCGAACATCCAGGGGCTGCCGACCTGGTTCGAAGTACGCGTCACCGAGCAAGGCTATCTCGGTCGCCGCGGCGGCGTGGACATGATGGTGGCCATGAATCCGCAGACCTGGGACCAGGATGTCCGGGAAATCGACCCCGGCGGCTACCTCTTCTACGACAGCTCGAAACCGCTGCCGCGCGCGAAGTTCCGCGACGACATCCACGTCCTGGGCATGCCGCTCACCGAGATCTGCAATCAGGCCTACAGTGACGCACGCGAACGCCAGTTGTTCAAAAACATCCTCTACGTCGGCGCACTGACCACCCTGCTCGACATCGACCCGGCCGAAATCGAGAAGCTCTTCGGCGAACAGTACAAGGGCAAGGAGAAATTGCTCGAATCCAATGTCCAAGCGCTCAAACTCGGCATGGACTACGCACGCTCCAGCCTCAAGCCGATCGCGCTCAAGGTCGAACGCCGCGACGGTGTCGGCAACCGCATCTTCGTCGATGGCAACAGTGCCGCCGCACTCGGCTGCATCTATGGCGGTGCGACGGTCTGTGCGTGGTATCCGATCACTCCTTCGTCTTCAGTCGCCGAAGCATTTCAACGCTACGCGCAGAAGCTCCGCATCGACCCGGAAACCGGTGCGCATCGCTACTCGATCGTGCAGGCCGAAGACGAGCTGGCATCGATCGGCATGGTCATTGGCGCCGGCTGGAACGGCGCACGCTCATTCACCGCCACTTCCGGTCCCGGCATCTCGCTGATGAGCGAGTTCATCGGACTGGCCTATTTCGCCGAGATCCCGGCAGTATTGATCAACGTGCAGCGCGGGGGCCCATCCACCGGCATGCCGACACGCACCCAGCAGGCCGACATCCTGGCCTGCGCTTATGCTTCGCACGGCGATACCAGGCATGTCCTGCTGTTTCCCGAGGACCCTTATGAATGCTTCGAGATGTCGGCGCAGGCACTCGACCTCGCCGAGCGCCTGCAGACACCGGTCTTCGTCATGACCGACCTCGACATTGGCATGAACCAGCGGCTTTGCAAACCATTCGCCTGGGACGATAGCAAAGAATACGATCGAGGCAAGGTGATGACCCGCGAGGCGCTTGACGCCGGTACTGATTTCGGTCGCTACCTCGACGTCGACGGCGACGGCATTCCCTACCGCACCTATCCCGGAACACACCCGACCAAGGGTGGTTACTTCACCCGCGGCACCACCAAGAACGCCTACGCCGGCTACTCCGAAGCCGGTGCTGACTACATCTACAACATGCAGCGGCTACGCCAGAAATTCGAGACTGCCAAGTCGCTGCTGCCGCTGCCGGTGCTCTGCGCCGCCAAGTACCCGGCGCGCTTTGCCGCCCTCTTCTACGGTTCGACCGGTCCGGCCATGCAGGAAGCACTCGACGCTCTCGCCGAGCAGGGTATCTACATCAACGCCCTGCGCATCCGCGCCTTCCCGTTCCAGAACGAGATTGCCGATTTCATCGCCTCGCACTCCAAGGTGTTCGTCTTCGAACAGAACTTCGACGGGCAACTGGCGACGCTGCTGGTCAACGAGGCCGGCGTCAACCCGGCCAACCTGATTTCGGTACTGCACTACGACGGCACGCCGATTACCGCTCGCTTCATCACCCAGGAGATCGCTGAGCGCGTTTCGCGCCTGAACGTGCGCCCGCTCCGACACGACATGGTGGCCTGA
- a CDS encoding 2-oxoacid:ferredoxin oxidoreductase subunit beta, with protein MTYLAKPKLHHPSLAKNRVGYTRRDYEGRISTLCAGCGHDSISAAIIQACWELDIEPHRVAKLSGIGCSSKTPDYFLGNSHGFNTVHGRMPSVLTGAYLANRELIYLGVSGDGDSASIGLGQFAHVMRRGVNMTYLVENNGVYGLTKGQFSATADKGSKSKKGQTNNDAPIDLVTLALVMGATFVARGFSGDKTQLVPLIRAAMAHQGAAVIDILSPCIAFNNHGGSTKSYDYVREHNEAVNRLDFFPQREEITAEYGAGEVTEVRQHDGSVVRLRKLHTDYDASDRIRAMSYVQEHAARGELITGLLYLDSNACDLHQELDTVLLPLNTLGAAELCPGSAVLEKINASLR; from the coding sequence ATGACCTACCTCGCCAAACCCAAGCTGCACCACCCCTCGCTCGCCAAGAACCGTGTCGGCTACACCCGCCGCGACTACGAGGGCCGGATTTCGACGCTTTGCGCCGGTTGCGGCCACGACTCGATCTCGGCCGCCATCATCCAGGCCTGCTGGGAACTCGACATCGAGCCGCACCGCGTCGCCAAGCTCTCGGGAATCGGTTGCTCGTCGAAGACGCCTGATTACTTCCTGGGCAACTCGCACGGTTTCAACACCGTGCATGGACGCATGCCCTCGGTGCTAACCGGCGCCTATCTAGCCAACCGAGAACTGATCTACCTGGGTGTCTCGGGTGACGGCGACTCTGCATCGATCGGCCTCGGTCAGTTCGCGCACGTCATGCGCCGGGGCGTCAACATGACTTACCTGGTCGAGAACAACGGGGTATACGGACTCACCAAGGGCCAGTTCTCGGCAACCGCCGACAAGGGCTCGAAGTCCAAGAAGGGGCAGACCAACAACGACGCGCCGATCGACCTGGTCACGCTCGCCCTGGTCATGGGGGCGACCTTCGTCGCGCGCGGCTTCTCCGGCGACAAGACCCAGCTGGTGCCGCTGATCCGCGCTGCGATGGCCCACCAGGGTGCGGCGGTGATCGACATCCTCTCGCCGTGCATCGCCTTCAACAACCATGGTGGTAGCACCAAGAGCTACGACTACGTACGCGAGCACAACGAGGCGGTCAATCGCCTGGACTTCTTCCCGCAGCGCGAGGAAATCACCGCCGAGTACGGCGCCGGCGAAGTGACCGAGGTACGCCAGCACGACGGTTCGGTGGTCCGCCTGCGCAAGCTGCACACCGACTACGATGCCAGCGACCGGATCCGGGCGATGAGCTACGTTCAGGAACACGCCGCACGTGGCGAGCTGATCACTGGCCTGCTCTACCTCGACAGCAACGCCTGTGACCTGCACCAGGAACTCGATACCGTCCTGTTGCCCCTGAATACTCTCGGCGCTGCAGAGCTGTGCCCAGGGTCGGCAGTGCTGGAAAAGATCAACGCCTCGCTACGCTGA